In Nicotiana tabacum cultivar K326 chromosome 2, ASM71507v2, whole genome shotgun sequence, the following proteins share a genomic window:
- the LOC107819656 gene encoding zinc finger protein ZAT5-like, protein MILENKEYSMEFVQMQENVDHHMNMVIKRRRTKRPRPPSPLALTIATSSCSTVEGAGGDGGGELDGHVANSSSLSNCGIDQFAKNSEEEEDMANCLILLAQGHNQKSQSSSLDVFQCKTCNRCFSSFQALGGHRASHKKPKSTTQEEIKNSKPIEQVATCLKLNEDHVTTLSLQIPSNNNNNNNNNNSNNKNKTRVHECSICGAEFTSGQALGGHMRRHRPLPNSITIAASSTSNEESHDQTKSTRNFLSLDLNLPAPEDDHREMTKFSFASKEQVIVFSASPLVDCHY, encoded by the coding sequence ATGATACTAGAAAACAAAGAGTATAGTATGGAATTCGTTCAAATGCAAGAAAATGTTGATCATCATATGAATATGGTGATCAAAAGAAGGCGGACTAAGCGACCTAGACCGCCTTCTCCTCTTGCTTTAACAATTGCTACTAGCTCTTGTAGCACCGTGGAAGGCGCTGGTGGTGATGGTGGTGGTGAATTGGATGGACACGTGGCGAACTCGTCGTCACTTTCCAATTGTGGGATTGATCAATTTGCCAAAAAttcggaagaagaagaagatatggCTAATTGTTTGATTCTTTTAGCACAAGGCCATAACCAAAAGTCACAATCCTCTTCATTGGATGTTTTTCAATGCAAAACATGCAACCGTTGCTTCTCTTCGTTTCAAGCACTTGGTGGTCATAGAGCAAGTCATAAAAAGCCAAAATCAACAACCCAAGAAGAGATCAAGAATTCAAAGCCAATTGAACAAGTTGCCACTTGTTTGAAATTGAATGAGGATCATGTCACAACTTTATCACTTCAAATCCCgagcaacaataataataacaacaacaataacaacagcaacaacaagaacAAGACTAGGGTACACGAATGTTCGATATGTGGAGCAGAATTTACTTCAGGACAAGCATTAGGTGGTCACATGAGAAGACATAGGCCATTGCCAAATAGTATTACAATTGCAGCAAGTAGTACTAGCAATGAAGAATCTCATGATCAAACGAAAAGCACAAGGAATTTCTTGTCATTGGATCTTAACCTACCGGCGCCGGAAGACGATCACCGGGAAATGACGAAATTTTCCTTTGCTTCAAAAGAACAAGTCATCGTCTTCTCAGCTTCTCCTTTAGTTGACTGCCATTACTAA